A genomic region of Pseudopipra pipra isolate bDixPip1 chromosome W, bDixPip1.hap1, whole genome shotgun sequence contains the following coding sequences:
- the LOC135405336 gene encoding zinc finger protein 239-like, whose translation MAPAAGQPRWRRRPAGAGVGGMSLAFPVGRRQIPCLSLLLPAPGPELRTESPEDKSPRETLVGEAVLKGSTAQEGSGEEKGWRSPRRRGSKAIPGCSEEERASLCREGGRSLRWSSELVVPEQPPSREKPFKCLECAKSFRKSSDLLKHHHIHTGERPYLCGECGKSFRNSSNLRRHQRIHSGERPYTCGECGKSFSQSSGLHVHRRIHTGEQPYKCVECGKSFRIISNLRTHQLSHTGEWPYTCGECGKGFQTSYDLLKHKPTHTGEWAFHCTYCGKGFNQNSTFVTHRRIHTGERPYKCGECGKRFTRSSHLVLHQRTHTDERPFRCTDCGKGFKHNSTLITHRRIHTGERLYKCGECGKSFTDSSGLTQHQRTHR comes from the coding sequence atggccccggctgcaggacaaccccgctggcgccgccgtcctgccggggccggagttggggggatgtccttggccttccctgtgggccggaggcaaatcccctgcctgtccttgttgcttcctgccccaggccccgagctgaggacggagagcccggaggacaaatccccccgtgagaccctggtgggagaggccgttttgaagggctccacggcgcaggaaggcagcggggaggaaaagggctggagatccccccgcaggaggggctccaaagccatcccagggtgctctgaggaggaaagagccagcctgtgccgggaaggcggccggagcttgaggtggagctctgagctggtggtccctgagcagcctcccagcagggagaagcccttcaaaTGCTTGGAATGTGcaaagagcttcaggaagagctccgACCTCCTCAAGCACCatcacatccacactggggaacggccctacctgtgtggggaatgtgggaagagtttcaggaacagctccaacctccgcagacaccagcgcatccacagtggggaacggccctacacgtgtggggaatgtgggaagagcttcagccagagctccgGCCTGCACGTGCACCGTCGCattcacactggggaacagccctacaagTGTGTGGAGTGTGGGAAAAGTTTCAGGATCATCTCCAACCTCCGTACCCACCAGCTCAGCCACACcggggaatggccctacacatgtggggaatgtgggaaggggtttcagaccagctACGATCTCCTGAAGCACAAGCCgacacacacaggggagtgGGCCTTCCACTGCACctactgcgggaagggcttcaaccagaactccacctttgtcacccaccggcgcatccacactggagagaggccctacaaatgtggggagtgtgggaagagatttACACGCAGTTCACATCTCGTcctgcaccagcggacgcacacggatgagaggcccttccgctgcactgactgcgggaagggcttcaagcacaACTCCACCCTCATtacccaccggcgcatccacaccggggagaggctctacaagtgtggggagtgtgggaagagcttcaccgaCAGCTCTGGCTTGACccaacaccaacggacccaccggtaa